A stretch of the Sulfurospirillum sp. UCH001 genome encodes the following:
- a CDS encoding NFACT RNA binding domain-containing protein produces the protein MKYSELICINNYLKQYHKISSIYRVDDSVLRIIFEAGEPLFIDLGRGDSYMFFKEDFKQAKRYTAPFDVLLGKRFSNAKIESMDVEEGNRIWRICVLASSSYKALRTTLQLEFTGRNTNAIILDENEVVLEALRHIDSSVSFRSVKVGEALEALPPKELKEKPFECEGSIEAYLKASYEKRLHVKLEEIKKQKIAQVVKKITKLTQAIDGLENEEDLYAQSEIANHHGTLVLANLHTIKGYQEAVTLHDFEGKEVTICLPQAQTPQMAANLLFKKSKKLRQKALSVHRQKENLEEKRLFLERMVNVINAARDPEEIQILVPKQRKSKQKGDEGSYYETFLLEGYRILLGKNEKGNIALLQEAKKSDIWLHVKDMPSSHVIICTEKQNVPESVLIFAAKLCVEFSMPQKGGYLVDYTKRKNVKPFDGANVAYDEYQTLKIYKE, from the coding sequence ATGAAATACAGTGAACTGATTTGCATCAATAATTATCTAAAGCAATACCATAAAATTTCCTCGATTTATCGTGTGGATGATAGTGTCTTGCGCATTATTTTCGAAGCGGGAGAACCACTCTTTATTGACCTTGGGCGTGGGGATTCGTATATGTTTTTTAAAGAGGACTTTAAACAAGCAAAGCGTTATACAGCCCCTTTTGATGTTCTTCTAGGCAAGCGGTTTTCCAATGCGAAAATCGAGTCGATGGATGTGGAAGAGGGGAATAGGATCTGGCGTATTTGTGTGCTTGCAAGTTCAAGTTATAAAGCACTGCGTACAACATTGCAGTTAGAATTTACAGGACGCAATACCAATGCGATTATTCTTGATGAAAATGAGGTTGTATTAGAGGCGTTGCGTCATATAGATTCTAGTGTCTCATTTCGCAGTGTTAAGGTAGGAGAAGCACTTGAAGCCTTGCCTCCCAAAGAGCTTAAAGAGAAACCATTTGAATGTGAAGGAAGCATAGAAGCATACCTAAAGGCTTCTTATGAAAAACGGTTGCATGTCAAACTTGAAGAGATTAAAAAGCAAAAAATTGCGCAAGTCGTGAAAAAAATTACAAAACTCACGCAAGCGATTGATGGACTAGAGAATGAAGAAGACCTTTATGCTCAAAGTGAGATAGCAAATCATCATGGAACACTTGTGTTAGCCAACTTACATACGATAAAAGGTTATCAAGAAGCAGTCACATTGCACGATTTTGAAGGAAAAGAGGTGACAATTTGTCTTCCACAGGCTCAAACACCTCAAATGGCAGCCAATTTGCTATTTAAAAAATCGAAGAAATTGCGTCAGAAAGCGCTTTCTGTGCATCGTCAAAAAGAGAACTTGGAAGAGAAACGACTCTTCTTAGAGCGTATGGTAAATGTTATCAATGCGGCACGTGATCCTGAAGAGATACAGATTTTAGTGCCAAAACAGCGCAAATCAAAACAAAAAGGTGATGAAGGAAGTTACTATGAAACCTTTTTATTGGAGGGGTATCGTATTTTACTTGGTAAGAATGAAAAAGGAAACATCGCACTTTTACAAGAGGCTAAAAAGAGTGATATTTGGCTTCATGTCAAAGATATGCCTTCTTCGCATGTGATTATCTGTACTGAAAAACAAAATGTTCCTGAATCCGTTCTTATTTTTGCAGCAAAGCTTTGCGTTGAGTTTAGTATGCCTCAAAAAGGTGGATATTTGGTCGATTATACTAAACGTAAAAATGTTAAACCCTTTGATGGAGCGAATGTTGCTTATGATGAGTATCAAACGCTTAAAATTTATAAAGAGTAA
- a CDS encoding glycerate kinase — translation MKIVLAIDSFKGCASSQELSAWIEEGIKEVYQEAVVQACYIADGGEGMLSAIMQNIPGKIMTCSVHDPLMQPIDAQYGILEDEKTAVIEMAQVAGLPLVPYEKRNPLITTTFGVGELVKDAMKHGCRTFIVGIGGSATNDAALGMMQALGYRFFDKEGHELGFGGEILEKVHRIDESHVDKELKACEFIVACDVDNVMYGPRGSAHIYAGQKGADAVMIERLDAGMKHFTEVLKHKLDKDVAHNAGSGAAGGMGGGMQAFLNAKLRSGIEIILDQIGFDAHLKDATLVITGEGRIDKQSLMGKVLSGVSKRCVSAGVPLIALGGGIADEHEEHEGVDALFSIMRYPMSLEEAMEKTRAEKLVKQSTKEIFRLIKLIKNSAS, via the coding sequence ATGAAAATAGTATTGGCGATCGATTCATTTAAAGGGTGTGCGAGTTCACAAGAACTCTCTGCATGGATAGAAGAGGGCATTAAAGAGGTTTACCAAGAAGCTGTTGTACAAGCATGCTACATTGCCGATGGCGGCGAGGGAATGCTTTCTGCCATTATGCAAAATATCCCAGGTAAGATTATGACATGCAGTGTGCATGACCCTCTTATGCAACCCATAGACGCACAATATGGTATTTTAGAAGATGAAAAAACAGCCGTGATCGAGATGGCGCAAGTGGCAGGACTTCCCTTAGTTCCCTATGAAAAACGCAATCCTCTTATTACCACAACGTTTGGTGTGGGAGAGCTTGTGAAAGATGCCATGAAGCATGGGTGCCGTACCTTTATCGTGGGTATTGGTGGCAGTGCGACCAATGATGCAGCCTTGGGAATGATGCAAGCCTTGGGGTATCGTTTTTTTGACAAAGAAGGTCATGAGCTTGGTTTTGGTGGTGAAATACTGGAAAAAGTGCATCGTATCGATGAAAGCCATGTCGATAAAGAGCTTAAAGCGTGTGAATTTATAGTGGCGTGCGATGTCGATAATGTGATGTATGGACCACGAGGTTCAGCACATATTTATGCAGGGCAAAAAGGGGCAGATGCCGTGATGATAGAACGCCTCGATGCTGGCATGAAGCATTTTACAGAGGTGTTGAAACATAAACTAGATAAAGATGTGGCACACAATGCAGGCTCTGGTGCCGCAGGTGGTATGGGTGGCGGTATGCAAGCCTTTTTGAATGCAAAACTTCGCTCTGGTATTGAGATTATTTTAGATCAGATCGGGTTTGATGCTCATCTTAAGGATGCTACGCTTGTTATCACAGGGGAAGGCCGTATTGATAAACAATCACTCATGGGCAAAGTACTGAGTGGCGTTTCAAAACGTTGTGTGAGTGCGGGTGTACCGTTGATTGCCCTAGGTGGTGGCATTGCGGATGAACACGAAGAGCATGAAGGGGTGGATGCACTGTTTTCGATTATGCGTTATCCTATGAGCTTAGAAGAAGCGATGGAAAAAACACGGGCTGAAAAACTTGTCAAACAGAGCACAAAAGAGATTTTTAGACTGATAAAACTAATAAAAAATTCTGCCTCATAA
- a CDS encoding methylated-DNA--[protein]-cysteine S-methyltransferase: protein MVQCTFPSPIGILLISADERGICALDFDDSGEVVKGSNPHIELLKKELEAYFAGNLKTFSVPLHPKGTLFQESVWNVLRSIPYGETVSYSREAELLKHPKATRAVANANGKNKIAIVIPCHRVIAKDGGIGGYSGGLWRKEYLLALEQKYR, encoded by the coding sequence ATGGTTCAATGTACATTTCCTTCTCCTATTGGAATTCTTCTGATCTCTGCAGATGAACGTGGTATTTGCGCTCTTGATTTTGATGATAGTGGCGAAGTAGTAAAAGGCTCAAATCCACATATTGAGCTGTTAAAGAAAGAGTTAGAAGCTTATTTCGCGGGCAATCTCAAAACTTTTAGTGTTCCATTGCACCCTAAAGGTACGCTCTTTCAAGAGAGTGTATGGAATGTGCTGCGAAGTATCCCATACGGTGAGACGGTTTCTTATAGTCGTGAAGCAGAGCTTCTCAAGCACCCCAAAGCCACACGTGCAGTTGCAAATGCTAATGGTAAAAATAAAATTGCGATTGTCATTCCGTGTCATCGTGTGATTGCCAAAGATGGGGGCATTGGAGGTTATAGTGGTGGACTGTGGCGTAAAGAGTATTTATTGGCATTGGAGCAAAAATATCGATGA
- a CDS encoding gamma-glutamylcyclotransferase family protein, whose protein sequence is MTHLFTYGSLMFEDVWNRLVRGNYLSQKATLMGYARRSVKNDEYPVIFQADELVEGVVYYDINEEDMITLDAFEGEYYERKEVELLVKNEPVHACVYVLKEHYFDIIDPKPWSEAHFATEGIKRFLANYKGFA, encoded by the coding sequence ATGACACATCTCTTTACGTATGGATCATTAATGTTTGAGGACGTCTGGAACAGACTGGTTAGAGGAAATTATCTCTCGCAAAAAGCAACCTTAATGGGTTATGCTAGACGTTCTGTTAAAAATGATGAATACCCCGTTATTTTCCAAGCCGATGAGCTTGTTGAAGGGGTTGTTTATTACGATATAAACGAGGAAGATATGATCACTCTTGATGCTTTTGAAGGCGAGTATTACGAGCGTAAAGAGGTGGAGCTTCTGGTTAAAAATGAGCCCGTACACGCATGTGTTTATGTTTTAAAAGAGCACTATTTTGACATCATAGACCCTAAGCCTTGGAGCGAAGCACATTTTGCAACCGAAGGCATTAAACGCTTTTTGGCTAACTACAAAGGATTTGCATAA
- a CDS encoding Crp/Fnr family transcriptional regulator, whose translation MLNLHDFEFAKSLNAEEFDYLQKHAKRVTIPKNTILFYQEDICKDILLLGKGEVELFMYGENDKKIPLYALKEGEQCVINTSSTISQTPAIGTAHSLSDIEGWLISEEVVKHLMHRSPTYLNYVFSLFTIKLDALATLIQDIKFKKLDSRILEWLHTHPSNIVQATHEEIAEALGTSRVVVSRVLKDLEKQNLLKLHRKEIEIL comes from the coding sequence ATGCTAAATTTACACGATTTTGAATTTGCCAAATCTTTAAATGCTGAAGAGTTTGATTATCTTCAAAAGCATGCCAAACGAGTGACTATTCCTAAAAATACTATTCTTTTTTATCAAGAAGACATTTGCAAAGATATTTTGCTGCTTGGCAAAGGGGAAGTTGAACTTTTTATGTATGGTGAAAATGATAAAAAAATCCCACTCTATGCCTTGAAAGAAGGCGAACAGTGTGTGATCAATACATCAAGCACTATCTCCCAGACCCCTGCAATTGGTACTGCACACAGCCTAAGCGACATAGAGGGTTGGCTGATTAGCGAAGAAGTTGTGAAGCATCTTATGCATCGCTCTCCTACATACCTCAATTATGTTTTTTCCCTTTTTACCATCAAACTTGACGCGCTAGCTACATTGATTCAAGATATTAAGTTTAAAAAGCTCGACAGTCGCATCTTAGAGTGGCTACACACCCATCCTTCCAATATTGTTCAAGCCACGCATGAAGAAATTGCAGAAGCACTCGGAACTTCGCGTGTTGTTGTGAGTCGTGTCCTGAAAGATTTAGAAAAACAAAATCTGCTTAAACTTCACCGCAAAGAAATTGAAATTCTGTAA
- a CDS encoding DUF2892 domain-containing protein gives MKCNVGKTDRMLRAIAGVAVIILGVIFNSWFGIIGVVLLGTSLFRFCPAYLPFSIDTSKNDESGSCGSGGCGCGR, from the coding sequence ATGAAATGTAATGTGGGAAAAACAGACAGAATGCTTCGTGCTATCGCAGGCGTTGCCGTTATTATTTTAGGGGTTATTTTTAACAGTTGGTTTGGCATTATCGGTGTGGTGTTATTAGGAACATCCCTGTTCCGCTTTTGTCCAGCGTACCTTCCATTTTCCATCGATACATCTAAAAATGATGAGAGCGGATCATGCGGTAGCGGCGGTTGTGGCTGCGGTAGATAA
- the leuC gene encoding 3-isopropylmalate dehydratase large subunit, producing MGQTITEKIFSDHVGHAVHAGEIIKCKIDMVIGNDITTPISIKAFEESGATKLANPDGFSIVMDHYIPAKDIASANQAKISREFAYKHDLKHYFDEKDMGIEHALLPEKGLVVPGDVIIGADSHTCTHGALGAFSTGMGSTDLAFAMITGENWFKVPESIKVVFTGKPKQHVYGKDLILEVIRILGVDGALYRTLEFTGDTINYLSMDDRFSLCNMAIEAGAKSGIVAVDETTKAFLKDKNLAREPKFFYSDDDAQYMQVLHIDVANLDPVIAYPFLPSNGKSINQAVKDDLSIDQVFIGSCTNGRLEDLRIAASILKGRKVARKTRLIITPATQKISLQAQKEGLVDIFVEAGAVFSNPTCGACLGGYMGILGEGERCVSTTNRNFVGRMGARTSEIYLANSAVAAASAVMGKITDPRTL from the coding sequence ATGGGACAAACCATCACTGAAAAGATTTTTAGCGACCACGTGGGTCACGCAGTTCATGCGGGTGAGATTATTAAATGTAAGATCGATATGGTTATCGGTAATGACATTACAACTCCTATTTCGATTAAAGCGTTTGAAGAGAGCGGTGCAACGAAGCTTGCAAATCCTGATGGTTTTAGTATCGTCATGGATCACTATATTCCCGCGAAAGATATTGCAAGTGCCAACCAAGCTAAGATCAGTCGTGAATTTGCCTACAAACATGACCTAAAGCACTATTTTGATGAAAAAGATATGGGTATCGAGCATGCGCTTTTGCCCGAAAAAGGGCTTGTAGTACCAGGCGATGTTATCATTGGTGCAGACTCACACACCTGTACACATGGTGCCTTAGGCGCTTTTTCAACAGGTATGGGCTCAACAGACCTTGCTTTTGCCATGATCACAGGAGAGAACTGGTTTAAAGTTCCAGAATCCATCAAAGTTGTTTTCACCGGTAAACCAAAACAACATGTGTATGGAAAAGACCTTATCTTAGAGGTTATTCGTATTCTTGGTGTTGATGGGGCATTGTACCGTACCCTTGAATTTACAGGTGACACCATTAACTATCTTAGCATGGATGATCGTTTTTCACTCTGTAATATGGCAATTGAAGCGGGTGCAAAAAGTGGTATTGTTGCCGTTGATGAAACAACCAAAGCATTTTTAAAAGATAAAAATCTTGCACGTGAACCAAAATTCTTCTACTCAGATGACGATGCGCAGTACATGCAAGTGCTTCACATCGATGTAGCAAACCTTGATCCTGTGATTGCATATCCATTTTTACCATCCAATGGTAAGTCCATTAATCAAGCAGTCAAAGATGATTTGAGTATCGATCAAGTCTTTATCGGAAGCTGTACCAATGGCCGCTTAGAAGATCTTCGCATTGCAGCAAGCATTCTAAAAGGTCGTAAAGTCGCACGTAAAACACGTCTTATCATCACTCCTGCAACGCAAAAAATCTCCTTACAAGCACAAAAAGAGGGTTTAGTAGATATCTTCGTTGAAGCAGGCGCAGTTTTCAGTAACCCAACATGTGGTGCATGTTTAGGCGGTTATATGGGCATCTTAGGTGAAGGTGAGCGTTGTGTTTCTACAACCAACCGAAACTTTGTAGGACGTATGGGTGCAAGAACCAGTGAAATCTATCTTGCAAACTCTGCCGTAGCAGCTGCAAGTGCTGTTATGGGTAAAATCACTGATCCAAGAACACTCTAA
- a CDS encoding molybdenum cofactor guanylyltransferase, giving the protein MPFIPLPLVIVAGGKSSRMGSDKALLPFGEFKTLTQFQLHRLKPYFSSIHVSSKSKEKFDFDASFIEDSSKYSEHSPLVALLSILEFFKTPVCVLSVDTPFVTPEIFEKLYENFEENDDAIIATSPCSSHQLCAIYAPSISETIRTQLSKNEHKIRLVLDQSRTKQIVFEKDEPFLNLNHPHEYEKAQELL; this is encoded by the coding sequence ATGCCTTTTATCCCACTGCCTTTAGTTATCGTTGCCGGTGGGAAAAGCTCACGCATGGGAAGCGACAAAGCGTTGCTTCCCTTTGGTGAGTTTAAAACGTTGACTCAGTTTCAACTCCACAGACTCAAACCCTATTTTTCAAGCATTCATGTCAGCAGTAAAAGCAAAGAAAAATTTGATTTTGATGCCTCATTTATTGAAGATAGCTCAAAGTACAGTGAACATTCACCGCTGGTTGCCTTACTTTCTATTTTGGAATTTTTTAAGACACCTGTATGTGTGCTTAGTGTGGACACGCCTTTTGTAACACCTGAAATTTTTGAAAAACTCTATGAAAATTTTGAAGAAAATGATGATGCGATTATTGCGACATCACCTTGTTCATCACATCAATTATGTGCCATTTATGCACCTTCTATTTCAGAAACTATTCGTACACAACTCTCTAAAAATGAACATAAAATCCGTTTAGTGCTTGACCAAAGTCGTACAAAGCAAATTGTATTTGAAAAAGATGAGCCATTTTTAAACCTCAACCATCCGCACGAATATGAAAAAGCACAGGAACTTTTATGA
- a CDS encoding EAL domain-containing protein: MIDALTKISSFGAFEAKLLTCKSPKLFLVDIKQFQRINLEHGDEGGNFVLCAFSMTLQSFAKANDMEVFRIQDDKFALLMDTPFELSKMERIIFALSDTIERLSYAYHNRDINVEVHIGISFDHFEPLVKAQKALLVAKAENQPFVTYSEFANILMSENEEAIESMMKSAIESGQIVLHFQSIVDHNKQPFYYEALLRLAYHQTLQSPKLFLKIAKERHFYDTLFESIANKVAEFSVQTGLRLALNLTAEDLLDAHHVDYLKNCFSGKNIVLEVYCEKDSQFEALKKVMLELKQAGIMIALDNVKTPALIEAFKEGIIDVIKVHGDLIRNFALDEIAQRTCQKMVELAKQKKIRIVATQLNSKTILEAARNLDFDLFQGYIFEQPHTLV; the protein is encoded by the coding sequence ATGATCGACGCTCTGACCAAAATCTCCTCTTTTGGTGCTTTTGAAGCAAAATTGCTCACGTGTAAAAGCCCCAAGCTTTTTCTTGTCGATATTAAGCAATTTCAACGTATTAATCTTGAACATGGTGATGAGGGCGGGAACTTTGTGTTATGTGCTTTTTCGATGACACTTCAAAGCTTTGCAAAAGCTAACGATATGGAAGTTTTTCGTATCCAAGATGATAAATTCGCTCTTTTAATGGATACTCCTTTTGAGCTCTCCAAGATGGAACGTATCATCTTTGCTCTTAGTGATACCATTGAGCGCCTAAGCTATGCGTATCATAACAGAGATATTAATGTCGAAGTACACATTGGAATTAGTTTTGATCATTTTGAACCACTCGTAAAAGCACAAAAAGCACTCTTAGTCGCAAAAGCAGAAAATCAACCTTTTGTTACCTATTCAGAGTTTGCCAATATCTTGATGAGTGAAAATGAAGAAGCGATAGAAAGCATGATGAAAAGTGCCATTGAAAGCGGGCAAATTGTACTTCACTTCCAATCCATTGTCGATCACAATAAACAACCTTTTTACTACGAAGCACTATTGCGTTTGGCATATCATCAAACACTCCAATCGCCAAAACTCTTTTTAAAAATCGCAAAAGAACGCCATTTTTATGACACACTTTTTGAAAGCATTGCAAACAAAGTCGCTGAATTTTCTGTTCAAACAGGCCTTCGTCTTGCACTGAATCTCACCGCGGAAGATCTTCTCGATGCACACCATGTTGATTATTTGAAAAACTGTTTTTCAGGTAAAAATATCGTTCTGGAAGTTTACTGTGAAAAAGACTCACAATTTGAGGCATTAAAAAAAGTCATGCTAGAGCTTAAACAAGCAGGGATTATGATAGCACTTGACAATGTCAAAACGCCAGCGCTTATCGAAGCATTTAAAGAGGGAATCATTGATGTTATTAAAGTCCATGGTGATCTTATTCGGAACTTTGCACTTGATGAAATAGCACAACGTACATGTCAAAAAATGGTTGAGTTAGCAAAGCAGAAAAAAATTCGTATCGTTGCTACACAACTTAATTCAAAAACAATTCTTGAGGCTGCTCGTAACCTTGATTTTGATCTTTTTCAAGGTTATATATTCGAGCAACCTCATACACTCGTGTAA
- a CDS encoding nitrous oxide reductase accessory protein NosL, which produces MQKSLWAFVLSIFLVLGLHAEEFNKMASGEPELIQKGDEKAYCPICGMSLKQYYKTSHGVILKNGTAKQYCSIRCLAADYPSIQSQISKIVVTDVKSEKLIDAKSAFYVVGSKVPGTMSMVSKLAFANEADAKAFASENGGEVMGFDATFAKARASLADDVDEFIKKKQKGMYPMGEKIYNAKCQKEKIHLHDFNSIAELKVNVKKTQVCGEVNEQELQAVALYLWEIVRLETHEQHDHKTMIHVEKDEKCPVCGMFAYKYPKWAARMSYTENGKQINFAFDGVKDLLKFYYNPSKWGNYTKHKESELSILVSDYYTAEAIDGKKAFYVVGSDIYGPMGKEFIPFKTFKSAQIFMKDHKGLQIVEFSKIEESLVYAQDQ; this is translated from the coding sequence ATGCAAAAAAGCCTATGGGCATTTGTTCTCTCAATTTTTTTAGTATTGGGATTGCACGCAGAAGAATTTAATAAAATGGCATCAGGTGAGCCTGAGCTTATTCAAAAAGGTGATGAAAAAGCGTATTGTCCTATTTGTGGCATGAGTTTAAAGCAGTATTATAAAACATCGCATGGTGTAATTTTAAAAAATGGAACTGCAAAACAGTATTGTTCTATTAGATGTCTTGCCGCTGATTACCCTTCTATTCAGTCTCAAATCTCTAAAATTGTCGTCACTGATGTGAAAAGTGAAAAATTGATTGATGCCAAAAGTGCATTTTATGTTGTAGGATCAAAAGTGCCTGGAACCATGAGTATGGTAAGTAAACTCGCATTTGCAAATGAAGCGGATGCGAAAGCATTTGCTTCAGAAAACGGTGGTGAGGTCATGGGCTTTGATGCGACATTTGCTAAAGCAAGAGCTTCTTTAGCGGATGATGTGGATGAGTTTATTAAGAAAAAGCAAAAGGGTATGTACCCTATGGGTGAGAAAATTTACAATGCAAAATGTCAAAAAGAAAAGATTCATTTGCATGATTTTAATTCCATTGCTGAGCTTAAAGTGAATGTGAAAAAAACACAAGTGTGTGGTGAAGTCAATGAGCAAGAGCTACAAGCAGTTGCACTCTATTTATGGGAGATTGTACGTCTAGAGACACATGAACAGCATGACCATAAAACAATGATTCATGTCGAAAAAGATGAGAAATGCCCTGTATGCGGTATGTTTGCTTACAAATATCCAAAATGGGCTGCACGTATGAGTTATACCGAAAATGGTAAACAGATCAATTTTGCATTTGATGGCGTAAAAGATTTATTGAAGTTTTATTATAATCCTTCTAAGTGGGGCAATTATACAAAACATAAAGAGTCTGAGCTATCAATTTTGGTAAGTGATTATTATACCGCAGAAGCGATTGATGGTAAAAAAGCATTTTATGTCGTAGGAAGTGATATTTATGGTCCTATGGGGAAAGAATTTATTCCTTTTAAAACTTTCAAAAGCGCACAAATCTTTATGAAAGACCATAAGGGGCTTCAAATTGTAGAGTTTTCGAAAATTGAGGAATCCCTAGTTTACGCGCAAGATCAATAG
- a CDS encoding Dabb family protein, protein MVKHIVFFKLPDNSEANKQAVKDRIMSMQGKLDFVKHLEVGLNFSPEERAFDVALISDFETKEDLQTYATHPIHVEVVNFIKSLNAVSKVVDYEY, encoded by the coding sequence ATGGTTAAACATATTGTTTTTTTTAAACTACCTGATAATTCTGAGGCAAATAAACAAGCCGTAAAAGATCGCATTATGAGTATGCAAGGAAAACTTGATTTCGTAAAACATCTTGAAGTGGGACTTAACTTTTCACCAGAAGAGAGAGCCTTCGATGTTGCTCTCATTAGTGATTTTGAAACAAAAGAAGATTTACAAACCTACGCAACGCACCCTATTCATGTTGAAGTGGTTAACTTCATCAAATCACTGAATGCTGTTTCTAAAGTGGTTGATTACGAGTACTAA
- a CDS encoding DMT family transporter, with the protein MNHVQKGNIAGIIAILLWSTLALFTVFTSAIPPFQLTCMAFSMAFVIGLGLWFKEGKGIIVHLRLSWKVWAVGIYGLFGYHFFYFLALKSAPALEANLINYLWPLLIVLLSAFLPNEKLRWYHSIGAILGFFGAFVLLGFGKEIAFSSHYTQGYMYALICAFIWSSYSVLSRYFGSVPTLSVGGFCGVSALLSLCAHLIFEQTHIPTTQEFLAALGLGLGPVGVAFFVWDYGMKQGDIKLIGSLSYITPLLSTLMLVLFGRTAPSNTIWIACSLIVLGSIISSLPFFKGLLHRISTRNQPL; encoded by the coding sequence ATGAATCATGTACAAAAAGGAAACATCGCAGGCATTATTGCGATTTTATTGTGGTCTACATTGGCACTTTTTACAGTTTTCACCTCTGCCATTCCTCCCTTTCAACTTACATGTATGGCATTTAGTATGGCTTTTGTGATAGGACTTGGGTTATGGTTCAAGGAAGGTAAAGGTATTATTGTCCATCTTCGGTTATCATGGAAAGTATGGGCTGTTGGTATTTATGGGCTTTTTGGTTATCACTTTTTTTATTTTTTAGCCCTTAAGAGTGCACCTGCATTGGAGGCTAATTTGATTAATTATCTTTGGCCACTCCTTATTGTGTTACTCAGTGCTTTCTTACCCAATGAAAAATTGCGTTGGTATCATAGTATTGGTGCGATTTTAGGTTTTTTTGGTGCTTTTGTTTTATTGGGATTTGGTAAAGAAATTGCTTTTTCTTCACACTATACCCAAGGGTATATGTATGCACTTATTTGTGCGTTTATTTGGAGTAGTTATTCAGTGCTTTCACGCTATTTTGGGTCCGTTCCTACATTATCCGTTGGCGGATTTTGTGGTGTAAGTGCCTTGCTTTCATTGTGCGCGCATTTGATTTTTGAGCAGACGCATATACCCACAACACAGGAATTTTTAGCAGCCCTTGGTTTAGGGCTTGGACCTGTAGGAGTCGCATTTTTTGTCTGGGATTATGGGATGAAGCAAGGAGATATTAAACTGATCGGCTCGCTCTCTTACATCACACCACTTCTATCTACGCTCATGCTTGTTCTCTTTGGACGAACAGCTCCAAGCAATACAATTTGGATTGCTTGTTCGCTGATCGTCCTAGGGTCTATTATCTCGTCACTTCCTTTTTTTAAAGGACTTCTTCACAGAATTAGTACTCGTAATCAACCACTTTAG